The region TGAATACCGGATCACCGGCGAGCGTAGGTAGATCCGGCCCGTTAGGCGTTGTCCCGGTCAACAATATCTGGCCATCACCACGGATCAGCATGACGTTGTCCAGTTCGGTGTGCAGATTCTGAAATCGCCTGACCAATGCAAATGCGCGGTCGAGATCGGGCTTCTTGTGCGTGACGGCCAGATCCGCGCCCAGGTTCTGCATGCCGATTTGCAGTTGGGTAAAGTAGATATCGATCGAGTTCCCGCTCAGGGCGGCAATCGTCGACAACTGGCTGGCCTGCCCGGATTTGGCTACTCGCCAGGACTGCGAGACAAGGAAGGCGGCGTAAGCAAGCAGCACCAATACAAGCGCTGTTGCCGAATATTTCAGAACCCGCCCTGGGCGATGTTCGCTGCTGGTGTTTACCATTTGTGTCCTTCATAAAACACAGATCAAGTTGCCGTTCACGCAAAAGTGCGAACCCGGTTGCAGGGCGCGCCTGCGCATCCTACTTGGCTCAAAAAGCAAAGCCAAGCTATCCCGCTCATTTGCACGCCAAATAGGTTCGACAACGCACAGAACATGGAAGCCATGTCTTCCAGAATCCGAGTCTGACCGGTGCAAAGCATCCGCCGTGGCAAGTGCTACCGAATTACATGCCCATTGCATCACGAAGAGAGAGAGGCGACAAAATGCTTCAAAAGGAACTGAACGAGGACAACAAGGAAATCGAGAACGTGGCCTATGAGCTCTACAAAAAACACGGCTTCAAGGACGGCAACGATTATGTCGATTGGCTCGAAGCGGAACGGCTGACGAGGAAGCATCCGCCGCTGGTTTTCAAGAAGCGCGGACCGAACTTGCTTGCGCTCATCGCGGGTTTGATCTGCGTCATTATCGCGATCCTTCTGGTCATGCTGTTCAGACCGGCGCCCAAAATGGAGCTGTCGCAAAAGAGCCTGTCCGAACTGAAGCTCGTCATGCTCGTGCTTGATCCCAAAGCGGACGAAAAATTGGTCGCATTGGGAGACACGCATTTCGCGTTCGATCAATCCACGCTTACCCCTGAAGCCAAGGCGCTCCTGGACAAGGATATCCAGTTCCTGAAGGACAACCCGAAAATGGACGTCCGCATGGCGGGCTATACCTCCGCTGAAGGCACGGAAGAGGTCAATCAGAAACTGAGCGAAGACAGGGCCAACGCGGTCAGGGCCTATCTGGTTGAAAAAGGTCTCAAGGCCGAAAGGATCTCGGTCATCGGATACGGCAGAACAAAACCGGCCTTGTATGAAGTGTCGCCCGGCAACATCAACTCGCCGGAAGCAAAGGCCAACATGCGCGTGCTTTTTGAGATCGTGGCGAAGCAATAGCGGTCTGAACGACTGGATCATGGCGATATCAAAATCCGTAAAGATCCTTCTTTTATCCAGTGGCGGCTTCGTTGCGTTGCTCGCCTGCATCGCCGTTGCCATGATTTTCTTTGTGGATGCCAATGCCTACAAGCTCCGCCTGCAAGCGGCAGCATCGGAAGCGTTGGGCATGGAAGTCAGCATTGGCGGCCGGCTCGGCATCGGCTTCTTTCCGGGCATGCTGCTCACGATGGATGATGTACACATCCATAACCGCGGCAAAGAGATTCTCGTCGCGGAAAAAGTCAGG is a window of Sideroxydans sp. CL21 DNA encoding:
- a CDS encoding OmpA family protein; its protein translation is MLQKELNEDNKEIENVAYELYKKHGFKDGNDYVDWLEAERLTRKHPPLVFKKRGPNLLALIAGLICVIIAILLVMLFRPAPKMELSQKSLSELKLVMLVLDPKADEKLVALGDTHFAFDQSTLTPEAKALLDKDIQFLKDNPKMDVRMAGYTSAEGTEEVNQKLSEDRANAVRAYLVEKGLKAERISVIGYGRTKPALYEVSPGNINSPEAKANMRVLFEIVAKQ